A region from the Brevibacterium paucivorans genome encodes:
- a CDS encoding multidrug transporter gives MNTTPIALCLAVVSAVALAFGAVFQHRGVNESHATGTKFGVKSFLGMFSNRTWVLGMSITVVGVICGTLSLALAAVMVVQPVGAISLVISVLIAQRTRNLKLTKRIIASVAWCTVGVGLFVFMSAMVAKPQVQQGAETLPLVWATGVSIAVFTLVKLIIKAPPQLVYVIAGGILFACVATNTHVVSVQFLTYGLGGITWLNVAAIVLAGLAGSIFVQSAYASGPPELVIAGLTVIDPIVAVFLGAVILGEATDAPVWVVIVMSLIGLSACGAVFILSKYHPDVLRRAELKAQTST, from the coding sequence GTGAATACTACTCCTATCGCACTATGCCTCGCCGTCGTATCGGCCGTGGCTTTGGCGTTCGGGGCGGTATTCCAACACCGAGGTGTCAATGAGTCCCATGCCACCGGCACCAAGTTCGGTGTGAAGTCTTTCCTAGGGATGTTCTCAAACCGCACGTGGGTACTGGGAATGTCGATCACCGTTGTCGGGGTTATCTGCGGCACGCTGTCCCTGGCTCTTGCAGCCGTGATGGTTGTACAGCCAGTAGGTGCGATCTCACTCGTCATTTCAGTCCTCATCGCCCAACGAACTCGAAACCTCAAACTCACAAAACGCATCATCGCCTCTGTCGCGTGGTGCACCGTGGGTGTGGGGCTTTTCGTGTTTATGTCGGCCATGGTGGCGAAACCTCAAGTTCAGCAGGGTGCCGAGACGCTGCCCCTTGTGTGGGCCACCGGCGTATCTATCGCCGTTTTCACGTTAGTGAAGCTGATCATAAAAGCCCCACCACAGTTGGTATACGTCATTGCAGGCGGAATCTTGTTCGCGTGCGTTGCCACCAACACCCACGTGGTTTCCGTGCAGTTTCTGACCTACGGACTTGGTGGCATCACGTGGCTGAACGTCGCCGCCATCGTGTTGGCCGGACTAGCCGGATCCATTTTTGTTCAGTCCGCCTATGCGTCCGGTCCGCCAGAACTCGTCATCGCAGGACTAACCGTGATCGACCCTATCGTCGCTGTGTTTCTTGGTGCCGTGATCCTGGGAGAAGCAACAGACGCTCCCGTGTGGGTTGTGATCGTGATGAGCCTTATCGGTTTGAGCGCATGCGGCGCAGTCTTTATTCTGTCCAAGTACCATCCAGACGTACTGCGCAGAGCCGAACTCAAAGCACAAACCAGCACGTAA
- a CDS encoding acyl-CoA thioesterase, whose translation MTLPTFDQVMELPAHADLRVPPEWIDHNEHMNIRHYIDVASLASLTLMEEAGFDSTYRDEHRLSLFTVEHHLRYLAEMTLGERLTGHVYPVKLGSKGVHLVVLVLDRERDQLAMIFETVLLHVDMDARKAVEIPAHVREKALPLFEKAQQLDWSVPLCGVMGIK comes from the coding sequence ATGACGCTCCCCACTTTCGACCAAGTCATGGAACTTCCCGCTCACGCAGACCTACGCGTGCCACCAGAGTGGATCGACCACAACGAACACATGAACATTCGCCACTACATCGACGTGGCGTCACTGGCCTCCCTGACCCTCATGGAGGAAGCCGGTTTCGACAGCACATACCGTGACGAACACCGCCTCTCGCTATTCACAGTCGAACATCACCTGCGCTACCTGGCGGAAATGACACTCGGTGAACGCCTCACGGGACACGTGTACCCGGTGAAGCTCGGTTCAAAAGGTGTCCACCTCGTAGTGCTCGTCCTGGACCGCGAACGCGACCAGCTCGCAATGATTTTCGAAACCGTGCTACTTCACGTGGACATGGACGCACGCAAAGCCGTCGAAATCCCCGCCCACGTACGCGAAAAAGCCCTCCCACTGTTTGAAAAGGCCCAGCAACTGGACTGGTCCGTGCCCCTATGTGGCGTGATGGGCATCAAATAG
- a CDS encoding TetR/AcrR family transcriptional regulator — translation MRSDAQQNREALLSVARTLIAEQGAGVSLRAIAAEAGVGIATLYRHFPTRGDLFLALVMQMSSEGLAAMDRALEQWDAGPEAAWRTFIIELAQTHLSAQLVAVAEEDPEFATSERVSSARADRLARFDPILVRAREAGLIGDIDAMRLIVGVAAATRPLPAFVEQQIPDLHEWLIDAYIRGIRP, via the coding sequence ATGAGGTCAGATGCTCAACAGAACCGAGAGGCACTACTAAGCGTTGCCCGCACCTTGATCGCAGAACAAGGCGCGGGTGTTTCGTTGCGGGCCATTGCAGCGGAGGCCGGTGTTGGAATTGCGACACTTTATCGGCACTTCCCTACACGTGGCGATCTCTTCCTCGCCCTGGTTATGCAGATGAGCTCCGAGGGACTCGCCGCCATGGACCGCGCTTTAGAGCAGTGGGACGCTGGCCCGGAGGCGGCCTGGCGCACTTTCATCATCGAGCTCGCCCAGACGCATTTGAGCGCCCAGCTCGTTGCAGTGGCTGAAGAGGATCCAGAATTCGCGACCTCGGAAAGAGTGTCGTCCGCCCGCGCAGACCGCCTTGCGCGTTTCGACCCCATCCTCGTCCGAGCCCGTGAAGCGGGCCTGATCGGTGACATTGACGCCATGCGACTCATCGTCGGAGTCGCTGCCGCCACCCGTCCTCTTCCAGCGTTTGTAGAGCAACAAATCCCAGATCTCCACGAATGGCTCATCGACGCGTATATCCGTGGAATCCGCCCGTAG
- a CDS encoding HNH endonuclease signature motif containing protein codes for MTTTDHHVRNDMYDGPAVELFETVKTTTRLMDEARVKQAEAVASLISAHVTPVDDFTDGMHAVFTSNPGVGPLVTNGKAGQSSGVQTSVGVDDVVACVALPSGEVCTVASVERVPDELPTPTEGVLAKVLDCTRAQVVTQVRKIMTAVVLMPKLWSLARQGVIGFDRVLYTAGRVGRAGVCIPVFDDMLTSKRVDVSWKTFKRHVTEVLAMLTTPETRAENAKRNRSVSYWVNDDGTATLSLTGPVLEMEAFYQRVRGTARAIMANHVEPFTATLTDEQQALFVTEDNGEVSEVRVGDLGRVEVDDDRLMDQLTLDLITGAKPSTTLRVRVTRTGKQAPIRVTYTGPDSPSTDGAEVILQNGTQAQGGNATAKGTNSAFEAGIPAADANGADANGGSATDGPGADGPGPGDADGSVWADRCEAKQAEQVCELELCVSMPEKEEWLKSQASITLTVPVLHFLMNNPPPNIGQERSPDGNEEHRPREYENEKHRFEKRRPKRQRSGKDPGPGEHRPEQQDSGRHETKEQTSQNQGSSAPLGTDVPPGAGGSPGADSAAGSELDFGLPVNVDPDVRVPVMMNGRVPLDAKTADEVIAQAKWVYRMFTDPQTGVVLESTPTKYYIPAALKRMVEARHPDCSVPWCAVPARVCEKDHIEPFNHQDPENGGLTVMENLHPLCKRHHQEKTQKRLRVDKMDDGSLAWVLPRIGAMLVYPPESRINQLHYERLIEYFDTGDQDISHTINNYLATEQTSAHSQAPSRRTPVQTDRGTGGQTAGSDDGRTVGQADGRTDGAVSGYDRAVADEYANAGEVFNGDARPWEPSKEPPPF; via the coding sequence ATGACCACAACAGATCACCATGTACGCAATGACATGTATGACGGGCCGGCTGTTGAACTCTTCGAAACAGTCAAAACGACCACGCGCCTCATGGACGAAGCCCGGGTGAAACAAGCCGAAGCAGTCGCTTCTTTGATCAGCGCCCACGTAACGCCTGTGGATGATTTCACCGATGGCATGCACGCGGTGTTCACCTCCAACCCTGGTGTAGGACCGCTGGTCACTAACGGGAAAGCAGGACAAAGCTCTGGTGTTCAGACTTCTGTTGGCGTGGATGATGTGGTGGCGTGTGTGGCCCTGCCTTCTGGTGAAGTGTGCACGGTTGCCAGTGTCGAACGCGTACCAGACGAGTTACCCACCCCAACAGAAGGGGTGCTAGCGAAGGTTTTGGATTGTACGCGTGCCCAGGTGGTGACCCAGGTGCGGAAAATCATGACAGCTGTGGTGCTCATGCCCAAACTCTGGTCACTAGCCAGGCAGGGTGTGATCGGGTTCGACCGGGTGTTGTATACCGCTGGCAGGGTTGGTCGTGCTGGGGTGTGTATCCCCGTGTTTGATGACATGCTCACCAGTAAACGGGTGGACGTGTCATGGAAAACCTTTAAACGGCATGTCACTGAAGTGCTTGCCATGCTCACGACCCCAGAAACCCGGGCGGAGAACGCGAAACGTAACCGGTCAGTGTCGTACTGGGTCAATGATGACGGTACAGCCACGTTGAGTCTGACTGGACCGGTGTTGGAGATGGAAGCGTTTTATCAGCGTGTACGCGGGACTGCCAGGGCAATCATGGCGAACCACGTAGAACCTTTCACTGCCACGTTGACGGATGAACAACAAGCCCTTTTCGTCACCGAAGACAACGGTGAAGTTTCTGAAGTGCGGGTTGGTGATCTAGGTCGGGTTGAGGTTGATGATGACCGGCTCATGGACCAACTCACCCTGGACTTGATCACAGGGGCTAAACCCTCAACCACGCTGCGTGTCCGAGTGACCCGGACAGGTAAACAAGCACCGATCAGAGTCACCTACACCGGGCCAGATAGCCCGAGTACGGATGGGGCTGAAGTGATCCTCCAAAACGGCACACAAGCTCAGGGCGGGAACGCTACTGCCAAGGGTACAAACAGTGCTTTCGAGGCGGGGATTCCCGCTGCTGACGCTAACGGTGCTGATGCAAACGGCGGTTCCGCAACTGACGGGCCTGGTGCTGATGGGCCCGGTCCGGGCGATGCGGACGGTTCTGTGTGGGCTGACAGGTGTGAAGCTAAGCAGGCTGAGCAGGTTTGTGAGCTTGAGTTGTGCGTGTCGATGCCTGAAAAAGAAGAATGGTTGAAATCCCAAGCCAGCATTACTCTCACAGTCCCGGTACTGCACTTCCTCATGAACAACCCACCACCAAACATTGGACAAGAGCGAAGTCCCGACGGAAACGAAGAACACAGACCAAGAGAATACGAAAACGAAAAGCACCGATTCGAGAAACGCAGACCGAAAAGACAAAGATCCGGAAAAGACCCCGGGCCAGGTGAACACAGACCCGAACAACAAGATTCTGGAAGACACGAAACCAAAGAACAAACATCCCAGAACCAGGGGAGTAGTGCGCCACTAGGGACTGATGTGCCACCGGGTGCCGGAGGCTCGCCAGGTGCTGATAGTGCTGCGGGCAGTGAGCTTGATTTTGGGCTACCGGTCAATGTGGACCCAGATGTGCGGGTTCCGGTGATGATGAATGGTCGGGTGCCGTTAGATGCTAAGACTGCTGATGAGGTGATTGCTCAGGCGAAGTGGGTGTACCGGATGTTCACCGACCCGCAAACCGGGGTAGTCCTGGAGTCTACGCCGACGAAGTACTACATACCAGCAGCTTTGAAACGCATGGTCGAAGCTAGGCACCCTGATTGCAGTGTCCCGTGGTGCGCGGTCCCTGCCAGGGTGTGTGAGAAGGACCATATCGAACCGTTCAACCATCAGGACCCCGAGAATGGTGGGTTGACTGTGATGGAGAATTTGCACCCGTTGTGTAAACGGCATCATCAAGAGAAAACCCAGAAACGACTCCGCGTCGACAAGATGGATGACGGTTCCCTGGCGTGGGTGCTGCCCAGGATTGGTGCCATGCTGGTCTACCCACCAGAATCGAGGATCAACCAACTTCACTATGAGCGGTTAATCGAGTACTTCGATACCGGTGACCAAGACATCAGCCACACCATCAACAACTACCTAGCAACAGAACAAACAAGCGCTCATAGCCAGGCGCCCAGCCGGAGAACACCCGTACAAACGGACAGGGGCACTGGTGGGCAAACTGCCGGGTCAGATGACGGAAGAACTGTCGGCCAGGCTGACGGGCGAACTGACGGGGCGGTGAGCGGGTATGACCGCGCGGTCGCTGACGAGTACGCAAACGCAGGGGAGGTGTTTAACGGCGACGCCCGACCATGGGAACCCAGCAAAGAACCACCACCATTCTGA
- a CDS encoding AMP-dependent synthetase/ligase, protein MSVREASTPVEENLSYPASIPAVLVERLRDYPNDVYCERRGASGMFEQITVRDYARDVFTTARGLIAHGLKPGDRVGLMGNTSYDWVVCDLAIMCAGGVVVPIYQTSSTRQVEWIAENSDLTALIVESEEYANVTAPVVEKLSLDLHVIDRGDVKRLQGAANETPQDEVDTRIHALQPDDIATIVYTSGTTGNPKGALLSHANFMHHAVNGVENPALGGTVLAGQDSRILMFLPLSHVFGRFIEFVCLYSRCVVGYTPSMKTVVDDLGDFKPTWLLAVPRVFETVFNKARNAGKLQKMIFDWASRVAHAYSVAQDRGGPGLGLKAQHAVADAVVFSKLRKALGGDVEYAICGGAPLGQWLGHFYRGLGIHILEGYGATETAAPTSVNLPGHLKVGTVGTAFPGASLRVVESGEIQIKGPHVFRGYLDNPEATEEAFDDGWYKTGDLGKLDDEGYLTVTGRVKELLVTAGGENVQPAVLEDSLRRHTLISEVVVVGDRERFVGAMITLDGEMLPGWLKTHGLPAMSIEEAGRHPKVREALDVAVKYANENVNRAQSIRKYVVLPRDLEQTKDELSASLKVRRPVVMKNFAREYAALYDK, encoded by the coding sequence GTGTCAGTACGCGAAGCGTCGACGCCTGTCGAAGAAAATCTGTCCTACCCGGCGAGCATTCCGGCGGTCCTTGTCGAACGTCTACGGGACTACCCGAACGACGTCTACTGTGAGCGCCGCGGTGCATCGGGCATGTTTGAGCAGATCACCGTGCGTGACTACGCCCGTGACGTATTCACCACGGCGCGGGGATTGATCGCCCACGGGCTGAAGCCTGGCGACCGTGTAGGTCTTATGGGCAACACCAGTTATGACTGGGTCGTGTGCGACTTGGCGATCATGTGCGCCGGCGGGGTTGTGGTGCCCATCTATCAGACGAGCTCCACCAGGCAAGTGGAATGGATCGCAGAAAACTCGGATCTGACCGCGCTGATCGTGGAGTCGGAAGAGTATGCGAATGTCACCGCCCCTGTCGTAGAGAAACTGTCGTTGGACCTCCACGTGATCGACAGGGGAGACGTGAAACGTCTCCAGGGTGCTGCAAATGAGACCCCGCAGGACGAGGTCGATACCCGCATCCACGCACTCCAGCCCGATGACATCGCGACCATCGTGTACACCTCGGGAACCACGGGAAACCCCAAAGGCGCGCTACTGAGCCACGCAAACTTCATGCACCACGCCGTCAACGGTGTGGAAAACCCGGCACTGGGCGGGACAGTTCTGGCCGGTCAGGATAGCCGCATCCTCATGTTCTTGCCGCTGTCGCACGTGTTTGGTCGGTTCATCGAGTTCGTGTGCCTGTACAGCCGGTGCGTTGTGGGGTACACGCCGTCGATGAAGACTGTCGTGGACGACCTCGGCGATTTCAAACCAACATGGCTCCTGGCCGTCCCCCGCGTTTTTGAGACCGTGTTTAACAAGGCGCGCAACGCAGGCAAGCTGCAGAAGATGATTTTCGATTGGGCGTCTCGTGTCGCGCATGCGTACTCGGTGGCCCAAGACCGAGGTGGCCCCGGGCTGGGTCTGAAAGCCCAGCATGCAGTGGCGGACGCGGTGGTGTTTTCGAAACTGCGCAAGGCCCTGGGTGGCGATGTTGAGTACGCGATTTGCGGTGGCGCGCCGCTGGGGCAGTGGTTGGGGCACTTCTATCGTGGGCTCGGCATTCACATTTTGGAAGGGTACGGGGCGACCGAGACCGCAGCTCCCACGTCTGTGAACCTTCCCGGGCACTTGAAGGTTGGCACGGTGGGGACAGCGTTTCCTGGTGCTTCTTTGCGAGTAGTGGAATCGGGTGAGATCCAGATCAAGGGGCCCCACGTTTTCCGTGGCTACCTGGATAACCCGGAGGCGACCGAGGAGGCCTTTGACGACGGCTGGTACAAGACGGGCGACCTCGGGAAGCTCGATGACGAAGGTTACCTCACGGTGACGGGGCGGGTGAAGGAACTGCTCGTGACCGCAGGCGGTGAGAACGTGCAGCCAGCTGTTCTCGAGGACTCACTCCGCAGGCACACGCTCATTTCTGAAGTGGTAGTTGTGGGGGACCGGGAGCGGTTCGTGGGAGCCATGATCACGCTCGACGGTGAAATGCTTCCCGGGTGGTTGAAAACCCACGGATTGCCTGCGATGAGCATTGAAGAGGCCGGTCGCCACCCCAAGGTGCGCGAAGCGCTCGACGTTGCTGTGAAGTACGCGAACGAGAACGTTAACCGTGCGCAGTCGATTAGGAAGTACGTGGTGTTGCCGCGGGATCTCGAGCAGACAAAGGACGAGCTTTCGGCGTCGTTGAAGGTGCGTCGTCCCGTTGTGATGAAGAACTTTGCCCGGGAGTACGCTGCCCTGTACGACAAGTAG
- a CDS encoding dihydrofolate reductase family protein encodes MEIRELDQLTDDELLEIYGFPSGPWVRMNFISSIDGAATVDGLSGGLGDEHDQRLLRLQRLPAHCVMVGSGTLKAEGYGAMRMSAADQEWRVRHGLAAHPTLVVVSNRLSVDPEDAMFVEAPVRPVVVTSEAAPAGKRERLADVAEVVVAGERSVSPVRVVEELKARGLTHVHGEGGPRVFGEFVGAGVVNDLCVTVAPWIVAGEAPRTAHSEAEHPTRMTLTSVLRQGSEIFLRYVLK; translated from the coding sequence GTGGAAATTCGCGAATTGGACCAGCTGACCGACGACGAGCTGCTGGAGATATATGGGTTTCCGTCTGGGCCGTGGGTGCGGATGAATTTCATTAGCTCCATTGATGGCGCGGCCACGGTTGATGGGCTTTCCGGCGGATTGGGTGATGAGCACGATCAGCGGCTGTTGCGGCTACAACGTTTGCCTGCGCATTGTGTCATGGTGGGGTCCGGCACGTTGAAAGCTGAAGGGTACGGGGCTATGCGGATGTCGGCGGCGGACCAGGAGTGGCGGGTGCGTCATGGGCTTGCGGCCCACCCCACGTTGGTTGTCGTGTCTAACAGGCTCAGTGTGGATCCTGAGGATGCGATGTTTGTTGAAGCGCCTGTGCGGCCCGTGGTGGTGACGAGTGAGGCTGCCCCGGCTGGGAAGCGGGAGCGGTTGGCAGATGTCGCCGAGGTCGTTGTGGCTGGTGAGCGTTCCGTGTCTCCGGTCAGGGTGGTTGAGGAGTTGAAGGCCCGGGGGTTGACTCACGTTCACGGTGAAGGTGGTCCGCGGGTGTTTGGCGAGTTCGTTGGCGCTGGTGTGGTGAACGATCTGTGTGTGACGGTGGCGCCGTGGATTGTTGCCGGTGAGGCGCCCCGCACTGCGCACTCCGAGGCTGAACATCCGACCAGGATGACCCTCACCTCGGTGCTTCGCCAGGGGAGTGAAATTTTCCTGAGGTACGTGCTGAAGTGA
- the folP gene encoding dihydropteroate synthase has protein sequence MRGSIGPTGLGKNEKVAIMAVVNRTPDSFYDKGATFGLDASVRAAIGALDAGAHWIDIGGVPFGRGPHVSAEEECERVVPFVRALLRERPEAVISVDTYRAQVASEALEAGAQVINDTSGFVDADMIDVIAQAGAYAIVCHSAGKPREEKPAAYYEDVVAEVVAFVRERVERLRKAGVASDRIIVDPGHDLDKNTLHSLELTRRLGEIVDLGFPVMVAVSNKDFIGECTNREQGQRLAGSLAAMTACVMSGARIVRMHDIDATVDAVHMTEAILGLREPFELIHNTHPTHNV, from the coding sequence ATGCGAGGGAGTATAGGGCCCACCGGGCTGGGGAAGAATGAAAAAGTCGCAATTATGGCGGTCGTGAATCGAACTCCCGATTCCTTCTACGACAAGGGTGCGACTTTTGGTTTGGACGCCTCGGTGCGGGCGGCGATAGGCGCGTTGGACGCGGGTGCTCACTGGATTGACATTGGGGGAGTGCCGTTTGGTCGCGGGCCGCACGTGAGCGCAGAGGAGGAGTGCGAGCGGGTGGTGCCGTTTGTGCGTGCGCTGTTGCGGGAGCGGCCGGAGGCGGTGATTTCCGTGGATACGTACCGGGCGCAGGTAGCAAGTGAAGCGCTTGAGGCAGGGGCGCAGGTCATCAATGACACGTCAGGTTTTGTAGACGCCGACATGATCGACGTCATTGCGCAGGCTGGTGCGTATGCGATTGTGTGTCACTCGGCTGGGAAGCCACGTGAAGAGAAGCCAGCGGCGTACTACGAGGATGTGGTGGCCGAGGTGGTGGCGTTTGTGCGGGAGCGCGTTGAGCGTTTGCGGAAGGCCGGGGTGGCGAGTGACCGGATCATTGTGGATCCCGGGCACGACCTGGATAAGAACACGCTGCACTCGTTGGAGTTGACTCGCCGGTTGGGTGAGATTGTGGACCTGGGGTTCCCGGTGATGGTGGCGGTGTCGAATAAGGACTTCATTGGCGAGTGTACGAATCGGGAGCAGGGGCAGAGGCTGGCCGGTTCGCTTGCTGCGATGACGGCGTGTGTGATGTCCGGTGCGCGGATTGTGCGCATGCATGACATTGATGCGACGGTGGATGCGGTGCATATGACCGAGGCGATCTTGGGCTTGCGTGAACCGTTTGAACTGATCCACAACACGCATCCCACGCATAACGTTTAG
- a CDS encoding nucleoside hydrolase: MLLSEPSTPVILDVDTGLDDAYALMFAARCPGIDLLGVTCVAGNVGVAQVVRNTLDVLDMSGAAEVPVASGATGPLVDDHRSADHYHGENGVGGVQLPRSPRQPVEEPATEFLYRLLSESSRPVTLIALAPLTNIALLLRAYPEAHKHIERIVWMGGARRYGNVTASAEFNAWSDPEAAHEVLHNGIPITLYPLEPFYTVTVSHERVARYTSAEDARIRTIGQMLAYSQTRNAGETRIPDPTASCLGDAGAVMSVAAPELTTVSRLAVDIELNGSLTRGRTVIDERTSQTDTQEAGATVNTQVITAVDYTAMEQLFVNTVIAGEETCQKSSS; encoded by the coding sequence GTGCTTTTATCCGAACCTTCCACGCCTGTGATCCTCGATGTCGACACGGGACTCGACGACGCCTACGCGCTCATGTTCGCTGCCCGCTGCCCCGGCATCGACCTTCTGGGCGTGACGTGTGTGGCTGGCAACGTGGGTGTGGCTCAGGTTGTTCGCAACACCTTAGACGTTTTGGACATGAGTGGGGCGGCCGAGGTGCCCGTCGCCTCAGGCGCGACCGGCCCCCTGGTGGATGACCACCGTAGTGCAGATCATTATCACGGCGAAAACGGTGTGGGCGGAGTGCAGTTGCCCCGCTCGCCACGACAGCCCGTGGAGGAACCTGCCACCGAATTTCTTTACCGGTTGCTTTCCGAATCATCACGTCCAGTCACTCTTATAGCGTTAGCACCACTGACGAACATTGCGTTACTTTTGCGAGCATACCCAGAGGCGCACAAACACATCGAGCGGATCGTCTGGATGGGTGGGGCACGCCGGTACGGTAACGTCACTGCATCTGCCGAATTCAACGCGTGGAGCGACCCCGAAGCCGCACACGAAGTTCTTCACAACGGAATCCCCATCACGCTGTACCCCCTGGAACCCTTCTACACGGTTACGGTCAGCCACGAGCGGGTGGCCAGATACACCTCGGCGGAGGATGCGCGGATCCGCACCATTGGACAGATGCTGGCATACTCCCAAACCCGCAACGCAGGTGAAACCCGCATTCCGGACCCCACCGCATCCTGTCTGGGAGACGCAGGCGCCGTCATGAGTGTGGCCGCACCAGAACTGACAACAGTGTCACGCTTAGCCGTCGATATTGAACTCAACGGTTCACTCACGCGCGGACGCACCGTCATTGACGAACGAACATCTCAAACCGACACTCAAGAGGCAGGCGCAACCGTCAACACGCAGGTCATCACAGCAGTCGACTACACAGCAATGGAACAACTTTTTGTGAACACCGTCATCGCAGGAGAAGAGACATGCCAAAAGTCATCGTCGTAG
- a CDS encoding ribokinase: MPKVIVVGSVNVDTVLMVNRHPRVGETIFTNKLVIQPGGKGANQAVAAAKAGAQTYLVGLTGDDNDGKRYRKHLVNCDVDVSHLGQVEGYTGSAYIVVDSRGENSIVVDPGANQHIGEAQVQAVRELVEPGDVVTTMNEVPTPAIIGAMGAAKERGATTVFNPSPWEEDMRRLVEMCDVVVANEFESQQLGSENRSIAMTFGARGALWDGIFAPAPAVDAFDSTGAGDVFTGTLCAMLAQGASKEDALTVAVHKASHSVTHQGAQIWTV, encoded by the coding sequence ATGCCAAAAGTCATCGTCGTAGGGTCAGTCAATGTCGACACGGTTCTCATGGTGAACCGGCACCCGCGAGTCGGCGAAACAATTTTTACGAACAAACTCGTTATTCAGCCGGGCGGAAAAGGCGCAAATCAAGCCGTCGCCGCCGCAAAAGCTGGCGCACAGACGTATCTGGTGGGCCTCACAGGTGACGACAACGACGGAAAAAGGTATCGCAAGCACCTAGTCAATTGCGATGTCGATGTCAGCCACTTAGGACAAGTCGAAGGTTACACGGGCTCGGCGTACATCGTGGTGGATTCACGTGGCGAAAACTCGATCGTGGTAGATCCTGGCGCAAATCAGCACATTGGTGAGGCTCAAGTTCAAGCAGTACGAGAGCTCGTGGAGCCCGGCGATGTTGTGACCACCATGAACGAAGTGCCAACCCCTGCGATCATTGGCGCAATGGGCGCGGCCAAGGAAAGGGGCGCAACCACCGTGTTTAACCCGTCCCCGTGGGAAGAGGACATGCGCAGACTAGTGGAGATGTGCGACGTTGTGGTTGCTAATGAGTTTGAGTCACAGCAGTTGGGTAGTGAAAACAGATCGATTGCGATGACTTTCGGGGCGCGTGGGGCACTGTGGGACGGCATTTTTGCACCCGCCCCAGCAGTTGATGCGTTCGACTCAACCGGCGCCGGCGACGTTTTCACCGGAACCCTGTGCGCAATGCTCGCCCAGGGCGCGTCAAAGGAAGACGCTCTCACGGTGGCCGTCCACAAGGCTTCGCACTCCGTGACGCATCAGGGCGCACAGATCTGGACAGTGTGA